The following are encoded in a window of Chionomys nivalis chromosome X, mChiNiv1.1, whole genome shotgun sequence genomic DNA:
- the Awat1 gene encoding acyl-CoA wax alcohol acyltransferase 1 produces the protein MPCSKKPDYLQSLSLLQWPLSYLAIFWILQPLFFGLLFTPLWLLPTLYFVWLLLDWKTPNQGGRRSAWVRNWYVWTHIRDYFPITIRKTKDLSPSHNYIMGVHPHGLLTFGAFCNFCTEATGFSETFPGITPHLATLSWFFKIPIIRDYLMAKGVCSVSQPAIDYLLSHGTGNLVGIVVGGVGEALQSVPNTTTLLLQKRKGFVRTALRHGAHLVPTFTFGETEVYDQVLFHEESWMYKFQSFFRRIFGFYFCVFYGQGFNQGSLGLLPYHKPIVTIVGEPLPLPRIENPSPEMVNKYHALYVDALHKLFDQHKVQHGCSNTQKLLFL, from the exons ATGCCTTGCTCTAAGAAGCCTGATTACTTACAGAGTTTGAGCCTCCTGCAGTGGCCCTTGAGCTACCTTGCCATCT TTTGGATCCTGCAGCCATTGTTCTTTGGCCTGCTGTTCACACCCTTGTGGCTGCTGCCAACACTTTACTTTGTCTGGTTACTCCTGGACTGGAAGACTCCAAATCAAG GTGGCAGGCGTTCAGCCTGGGTAAGAAACTGGTATGTCTGGACCCACATCAGGGACTATTTCCCTATTACA ATCCGGAAGACAAAGGACCTGTCACCTTCACACAACTACATCATGGGGGTCCATCCCCATGGTCTCCTGACCTTCGGCGCCTTCTGCAACTTCTGCACTGAGGCCACAGGCTTCTCGGAGACCTTCCCAGGCATCACTCCTCACTTGGCCACGCTGTCCTGGTTCTTCAAGATCCCCATTATTCGGGACTACCTCATGGCCAAAG GAGTGTGTTCTGTGAGCCAGCCAGCCATCgactacctgctgagccatggcaCTGGAAACCTCGTGGGCATCgttgtgggaggagtgggagaggcCCTGCAGAGTGTGCCTAACACCACCACCCTCCTCCTCCAGAAGCGCAAAGGGTTTGTGCGCACAGCTCTCCGACACGG AGCTCATCTGGTCCCTACTTTCACGTTTGGAGAAACCGAGGTATATGACCAAGTGCTGTTTCATGAGGAGAGCTGGATGTACAAGTTCCAAAGCTTCTTCCGCCGGATctttggtttctatttctgtgtcttCTATGGACAAGGCTTCAATCAAGGTTCCTTGGGACTCCTACCATACCACAAGCCCATTGTCACTATAG TTGGGGAGCCTTTGCCCCTGCCCCGTATTGAAAACCCGAGCCCAGAGATGGTGAACAAATACCATGCGCTCTACGTGGATGCCCTACACAAGCTGTTTGACCAGCATAAGGTCCAGCACGGCTGCTCCAACACCCAGAAGCTCCTTTTCTTGTGA
- the LOC130868299 gene encoding 60S ribosomal protein L23a-like yields the protein MAPKAKKEAPAPPKAEAKVKALKAKKAVLKGVHSHKKKKIRTSPTFRRPKTLPLRRQPKYPRKSAPRRNKLDHYAIIKVPLTTKSAMKKIEDNNTLVFIVDVEANKHQINQAVKKLYDIDVAKVNTLIRPDGEKKAYVRLAPDYDALDVANKIRII from the coding sequence ATGGCGCCgaaagcaaagaaggaagctcctgcccctcccaaagccgaagctaaagtgaaggccttgaaagccaagaaggcagtgctgaaaggcgtccacagccacaaaaagaagaagatccgCACATCACCTACCTTTCGGCGGCCCAAGACCCTGCCGCtacgaaggcagcctaaatacccccggaagagcgcgcccaggaggaacaagcttgaccactaCGCCATCATCAAAGTCCCCCTGACCACCaagtcagccatgaagaagatagaagacaacaacacacttgtgttcattgtggatgtcgaggccaacaagcaccagatcaatcaggctgtgaagaaactctatgacatcgatgtggccaaagtcaacaccctcataaggcccgacggagagaagaaggcatatgttcggttggctcctgattatgatgctctggatgttgccaacaaaattcgaatcatctaa